The genome window CCATGCTTCCCTGTGAGCTCCTGCCCACCCTGCTGGCAGACCCTGACTCTGCCTCATCCAGTCCTCCAGCTAGGCAGTGGTTCCAGGATGGGGTCCCTAGGGCAGGGTCAGAGCAAGGACTGAAGGCTGGTCAGCACCCAGCTGGGCAGCCTGTCACTCCCTCTGGCCCTCGTAGGTGCCGGCAGCTGGCTTGGTGCTCCTCTCAGCTGCCCACCATGGCCCACGAACTGTCCAGCACCACCAGCCTGTCACACTTCTGCCAGAAGCTGAACCGGCTGAAGACACTGGAGGACTCCACCACGAAGAGATCGTTGAGGCACCACCTGACCATGCTGGACCTGATCCTGCTGGGCATGGGTACCACGGGGAGTGTGGGCCTCTATGTGCTTGTGGGCACTGTGGCCAAAGAGATGGCTGGCCCTGCGGTACTTGTGTCTTTCAGCATGGCTGCTGTGGCCTCCCTGCTGGGAGTCCTATCCTATGCAGAGTTTGGGGTACGTGTGCCCGGTAGGGGTTCTGCCTACCTGTTCACCTATGTGTCCATGGGTGAGCTGTGGGCCTTCCTCGTTGGCTGGAACACGATCCTGGGGTACCTCATTGGTGGTGCCGCTGTGGCCCAGGTATGGAGCAGCTATGTGGATGCCATCTTCAGCCACCGCATCCGCAGCTTCACCATGGCCCATGTGGGCATCTGGCAGGTGCCGTTCCTGGCCCAGTACCCAGACTTCTTGGCTGCTGGAGTCATACTTTTGGCCTCCGCATTAGTCTCTTACGGAGTTGGGGTCTCCTCCTGGCTCAACCGCACGTTCTCTGCCATCAACCTGGTTgtcatcctcttcatcatcatcctggGGTTTGTCCTGGCCCGCCCGCACAACTGGAGCACTGAGGAGGGCGGCTTTGCACCCTTCGGCTTCTCCGGCATCATAGACGGCGCCGCTACTTGCTTCTTTGCCTTCCAGGGCTTTGGCGCCATTGCTGCCTCCAGCATGGAGGCCCAGAATCCAAAGCAAGCCGTGCCTATGGCCATCGCCATCTCGCTTGGCCTGGCGGCTGGTACTAACATCCTCGTCTCTGCTGCACTCACCTTCATGGTGCCCTGGCGCAGCCTGGACCCTGACTTGGCGCTCACTGATGCCTTCAACCAGCGGGGCTACAGCTGGGCGGGCTTCATCGTGGCAGCTGGTGCTATCTGCGGTAAGAGGCCCTTCTGGGCAAGGAGGGAGGCAACAGGGTGGTGGGGCCCTGCCCTAAGCCTCCCTGGGAACACAGCTCCATCTGGGCCTGTGTTCCCAGTTGCATCCTGGGCCCAGGAAGGTGCTAATGATTAGACTCTCCACCCAGGCTTGTTGGGAGGGACCTACTCACCGCCCCTCCCAATTGTACACAGAATGTCAGTTCTGGGCATGAGCTGCCTGGTCCTTGCCTGGTGGAGGGACTCAGCCCTCATCAAATTCTCCAGGGAGTCTGTCACTTAAACTGGGCTGTCCCATTCCTGGGTGGTGAGGGGCAACAATCCAGTACCTTACATACACTCAGGCTCACTCTGAGAGCCCAAATTCATGCTCCTGTTCCCTAGGGGCCGCCCAAGCTCTGGTCCCCAGCAGCAACCCTTGGTGGGCCTGTCCACCATGCTGACCAGtctcccaccctctgccacaGCCATGAACACTTTCCTGCTCAGAACAGTCATTTTCCTGCCACGTATGGTCCATGCCATGGCCGCCGATGGGCTCTTCTTCCAGGTGTTTACCTACATGCACCCTCAAACACTGGTACCCATTGTGGGCATCATGGTATTTGGGGTCCTCATGGCTTTCCTGGCGCTGCTGCTGGACTTCAAGGCATTGGTCCAGTTCATGTCCATCAGTGCACTGCTGAACCACACCATAGTGGCCACCAGCATTATCATGCTACGCATCCACAAGTCCCCTCCATCCAGTTCCCTGGGCTCAGTCAGTCctgtgggcacagagcaggcctcAGCCCCTGAGCCCAGGCAGCTGCGACCAGCCCTGAGGCCCTACCGCTCCTTCCCGGGTGGGTACAGACCTGGAGCTGCCGTGGCTTGGGCACTTGGTGTCCTGGTGGCCTCAGCCATCACTCTGGACTGCATGCTGGTCTTTGGGGGCTCGGCCCTGCACCTCCCGCCCTGGGGCCacaccctgctgctcctgctcagctccGTCATGTTTCTGCTCAGTCTCCGCTTCCTGGGGGCCCACCAGCAACAGCGCCGGGAGAATGCCTTTCAGGTACTTCCTCCAGCCAGCAGCCCTCACTctcagcccagccagctcccttcGCCCCTTCCTCCTATGCCGTGGCAGGAAACACCAGGGCTCACGGGGTGGGGAAGGCCAGTACCGCATCCCCCTCTTTCTGCATGGCAAGTGGGCACTTGTCTCTGGAACCTGCAGAGGCACAGAAAGCCTCCGTGAACTCCCGAGAAATcaggccccaggccagcagcccaTCCCTGCCCTTGTCCCCTCAGGTTCCCATGGTGCCCCTGACTCCAGCCCTGAGCATCCTCCTCAACGTCTTCCTCATGCTGCATCTGAGCTATCTGAACTGGCTGAGCTTGTCCATATGGCTGCTGATTGGTGAGTGGGGGCCAGGCCAGGACCCCAGgtgggctgcaggaggagggcaaGCAGGGAAGCTGGGCTGGGACCTGCCCCTTAGGCTTGTGCCATCCTTACAAGACTCGTGGTGTATTTTGGCTATGGCATCTGGCATAGCAAGGAGAACCAGCGGCAGCTGCCAGGGTTGACTGCCACATGTGGTGGCCTGGAGGAGACGGTGTAGGCCCTGCAGCCCCTCAGCcaggccctggcccaggagcCCGGCCACATGGAGCAGCCTGCCAGGCTATGAGGACTGCTGggggcctgcctgccctcccccacctcctcagcaGGCCAGAGGGGCTGGCAACCCTTCTATTCTGAGGAGCACAGGTTATAGGCCTGCTCAGGCCAGGTGGTCCTCAGGACCTGAGGACCTTAGCACAGATGCCAAGTGGGCCATGATCAGCGTTGGTGTGGTGGACTCTGGCTAGCGCCCTCCAGTTTATGACCAACTCCAGCTACCTGGGCAGGTGGAAGTAGGGCAGACAGGGAAGAGGGTCGCAGCCCCAGGGATCCACAATAATAACCGCTCGGCCAGCCGTGTGGCCTGCTGCCGTGTCCATTGTGGTGTTCTTTGTGGCACTGAGTCCTTACCTGCCCCCAGGAACCAGATTGTCCCCAATCCACAGCTGAGGTGCCAAGATCTGTAAGGGGAAGGCATCAGCCCTGGGACAGC of Equus quagga isolate Etosha38 unplaced genomic scaffold, UCLA_HA_Equagga_1.0 HiC_scaffold_3712_RagTag, whole genome shotgun sequence contains these proteins:
- the LOC124232242 gene encoding cationic amino acid transporter 4-like codes for the protein MAHELSSTTSLSHFCQKLNRLKTLEDSTTKRSLRHHLTMLDLILLGMGTTGSVGLYVLVGTVAKEMAGPAVLVSFSMAAVASLLGVLSYAEFGVRVPGRGSAYLFTYVSMGELWAFLVGWNTILGYLIGGAAVAQVWSSYVDAIFSHRIRSFTMAHVGIWQVPFLAQYPDFLAAGVILLASALVSYGVGVSSWLNRTFSAINLVVILFIIILGFVLARPHNWSTEEGGFAPFGFSGIIDGAATCFFAFQGFGAIAASSMEAQNPKQAVPMAIAISLGLAAGTNILVSAALTFMVPWRSLDPDLALTDAFNQRGYSWAGFIVAAGAICAMNTFLLRTVIFLPRMVHAMAADGLFFQVFTYMHPQTLVPIVGIMVFGVLMAFLALLLDFKALVQFMSISALLNHTIVATSIIMLRIHKSPPSSSLGSVSPVGTEQASAPEPRQLRPALRPYRSFPGGYRPGAAVAWALGVLVASAITLDCMLVFGGSALHLPPWGHTLLLLLSSVMFLLSLRFLGAHQQQRRENAFQVPMVPLTPALSILLNVFLMLHLSYLNWLSLSIWLLIGEWGPGQDPRLVVYFGYGIWHSKENQRQLPGLTATCGGLEETV